A single genomic interval of Ardenticatena maritima harbors:
- a CDS encoding TlyA family RNA methyltransferase, whose product MGKKERLDVLLVHKGLVESRTQAQRLIMAGAVRVDGQVVTKAGTRIPQDAVLEVEAAQPYVSRGGYKLAAALDTFGLDVRGMVAADVGASTGGFTDVLLQRGAKRVYAIDVGYGQLAWKLREDERVVVMERTNARYVEKLPETVHLVTIDASFISQRLLLPAVRKWLDEQGHVVALIKPQFEAGRDQVGRGGVVRHPAVHKQVLQALVRWAYEEGWCVNGLTYSPIRGPSGNIEFLWWLRLSDGLPIERVHQQIDEVVEKAHKALPNKAKHIH is encoded by the coding sequence ATGGGGAAGAAAGAACGCTTGGATGTTTTGCTTGTTCATAAAGGGCTTGTGGAGAGTCGCACGCAAGCCCAGCGCCTGATTATGGCGGGGGCGGTGCGTGTGGATGGCCAAGTGGTGACAAAAGCGGGTACGCGTATTCCGCAAGATGCGGTGTTGGAAGTTGAAGCGGCGCAGCCGTATGTCAGTCGTGGTGGGTACAAATTGGCGGCGGCACTGGACACGTTTGGGCTGGATGTGCGTGGGATGGTGGCCGCTGATGTGGGCGCCAGTACGGGCGGGTTTACCGATGTGTTGTTGCAACGTGGCGCAAAGCGTGTCTATGCAATTGACGTTGGATATGGACAGTTGGCCTGGAAGTTGCGTGAGGATGAGCGGGTTGTTGTTATGGAGCGTACCAATGCCCGCTATGTTGAAAAATTGCCTGAAACGGTACACCTTGTCACGATAGATGCCTCTTTCATTTCGCAGCGTTTGCTTTTACCCGCCGTGCGTAAGTGGTTGGATGAGCAAGGGCATGTTGTGGCATTGATTAAACCGCAGTTTGAAGCCGGACGTGACCAGGTGGGTAGAGGCGGGGTTGTACGGCATCCGGCAGTACACAAGCAGGTTCTCCAAGCGTTGGTTCGTTGGGCGTATGAAGAAGGATGGTGTGTAAATGGCTTGACGTATAGCCCGATACGTGGGCCGTCGGGCAATATTGAGTTTTTGTGGTGGTTACGCCTCTCAGATGGGCTTCCAATCGAGAGAGTACATCAGCAGATAGATGAAGTTGTTGAAAAAGCGCACAAGGCTTTGCCAAATAAAGCGAAACATATACACTAG
- a CDS encoding MBL fold metallo-hydrolase codes for MSAQFRLRFWGVRGSYPVPGPGTIHVGGNTPCVEIEANGHLIILDGGTGLIHLGNDLVRRQRENGGKPIHAVILFSHTHHDHTQGVPYFTPAYIPTSTFYIFGPRMFHEQVNEALRRSMLPPNFPIELDDLRSMRIVRDLHEAESLWLLPEQPEPMIRNIYREGPLDVDDVVRIDVLKSYGHPQEGVYIYKISYRGHSIVYATDTEGYIGGDRRLIQFSRGADVLIHDAQYTQAEYLDPVVSKQGWGHSTPEMAIEVAQAAQVKRLYLFHHDPSHDDETLFEIEAEAQKLFPNTYLAREGLDITIL; via the coding sequence GTGAGCGCACAGTTTCGTTTACGATTTTGGGGAGTCCGCGGCAGTTACCCTGTACCTGGCCCGGGCACGATTCATGTGGGGGGGAATACGCCCTGCGTTGAAATTGAAGCCAATGGGCATTTGATTATTCTCGACGGTGGCACTGGTTTGATTCATTTAGGCAATGACCTCGTGCGACGGCAGCGTGAAAATGGCGGGAAGCCTATTCACGCTGTTATTTTATTTAGCCATACGCACCATGACCACACACAGGGCGTCCCCTATTTTACGCCGGCGTATATCCCCACATCAACGTTTTATATCTTTGGTCCCCGTATGTTCCATGAGCAAGTCAATGAAGCGTTGCGCCGTTCCATGTTGCCGCCCAATTTCCCCATAGAGTTGGATGATTTGCGTTCCATGCGCATTGTGCGTGATTTGCATGAGGCTGAGAGTTTGTGGCTTTTGCCTGAACAGCCCGAACCGATGATTCGGAACATTTACCGTGAAGGGCCGTTAGATGTAGATGATGTTGTGCGTATTGACGTCCTCAAGAGTTATGGGCATCCGCAAGAGGGTGTGTACATTTACAAGATTTCATACCGTGGGCATTCGATTGTCTATGCAACGGATACGGAAGGTTATATTGGTGGGGACCGGCGATTGATTCAGTTTTCACGCGGGGCGGATGTGCTGATTCATGATGCTCAGTACACACAGGCTGAATACCTGGACCCCGTTGTTTCAAAGCAGGGGTGGGGGCATAGCACGCCGGAAATGGCCATTGAGGTTGCCCAAGCCGCGCAGGTTAAGCGATTGTATCTGTTTCATCATGATCCTTCACATGATGATGAAACGTTGTTTGAGATTGAGGCGGAAGCCCAAAAGTTGTTCCCCAATACGTATCTTGCGCGAGAGGGGCTGGATATTACGATTCTCTAA